The following DNA comes from Bacteroidota bacterium.
ATTGAAAAGATTGACATCATCATTCCCAATTTTGATGCTGAACTTTACTCTTTCATGAAACTAGAAAGTAGGTTAAAGGCAATGGGGATTAGTATGCTTCTGCCCACTCTGGCACAATTTGAAGAACGTCATAAAGTTAATTTGAACGCTTTTGGGGAAAAGTACAATATCAATGTCCCCCAAAGTAAGATTATACATTCAACCGACTCAATTTTTAAACTTAAAGATGATTTTTCATACCCCGTGCTGGTTAAAGGGAAATATTATGATGCCACGATTGTTTATAACGATGAACAGGTCAAGTCCGCGTTCAACAAAATCTCGGCTAAATGGGGATTGCCAATCATTATTCAGGAATTTATTCATGGTACTGAATTTAATGTGACAGGATTAGGTGATGGAGAAGGAAATACGATTGCAGCAGTGCCAATGCGAAAACAATATATTACAGATAAAGGAAAAGCATGGGGTGGAGTAACCATTTCCAATAAAAAAATACTGGATATTACAGATAATTTTATTCGTTCCACAAAATGGAAAGGCCCCTTCGAATTTGATCTTATGAAAAATTCCGAAAATGAATTTTACTTACTTGAAATTAATCCGCGGATGCCTGCCTGGATTTATTTAGCAGTTGGAGCAGGTCAAAATATTCCTGAAGCAGTTGTTAATCTAGCGCTTGGGAATAAAGTTTTGCCATTCGAGAATTATTCAGTTGGTAAAATGTTTGTCAGATATGCTTATGATATGATTGTTGATATTGCTGAATTCCAGCAAATGTCAACCAATGGTGAATTATAATTTTTTAATACAAAAAAAATGGAAAAACAAAGAT
Coding sequences within:
- a CDS encoding ATP-grasp domain-containing protein; its protein translation is MKHKLNIAVTALNAIDSPGPGIAVIRGLMEAKSFEARIIGLSYDALEPGIYMHDHVAKSYQIPYPSSGAEPLMERIEFIHSIEKIDIIIPNFDAELYSFMKLESRLKAMGISMLLPTLAQFEERHKVNLNAFGEKYNINVPQSKIIHSTDSIFKLKDDFSYPVLVKGKYYDATIVYNDEQVKSAFNKISAKWGLPIIIQEFIHGTEFNVTGLGDGEGNTIAAVPMRKQYITDKGKAWGGVTISNKKILDITDNFIRSTKWKGPFEFDLMKNSENEFYLLEINPRMPAWIYLAVGAGQNIPEAVVNLALGNKVLPFENYSVGKMFVRYAYDMIVDIAEFQQMSTNGEL